From Calothrix sp. PCC 6303, a single genomic window includes:
- a CDS encoding ATP-binding protein, whose translation MKTSLNLSRFFKACNPSKTLVMGDPIDRQYYIDFADVRGCKIVEELQRTIVRISPDDPTCQLFTGHIGCGKSTELQRLKAELEISGFHVVYFESSQDLDMADIDVSDILLSVARQVATSLETVGIKTKPGYFGSLFKEIGDFLHTPIEFTGEAEFSLGIAKISARTKDSPQLRTQLRQYLEPRTNSILQAINEELLDRANEQLKARGYKGLVVIVDNLDRVDTRPMPSGRPQTEYLFIDRGEQLRRLKCHVVYTIPLALIFSNEYETLKNRLGGGIAPKVLPMVLVRQRDGSDNEPGMSLLRQLVLARAFPEVGFNQRLGMISELFNEVETLDRLCRVSGGHIRHLLGVLYSCLQRQDPPFSADCLESVIKDYRDDLLLAIKEEEWELLYEVLEKQSLKGESDYQRLLRSLYLFEYRDPTGRWFGISPTLAESEKVLTWQRQNLEVRIKSFE comes from the coding sequence ATGAAAACATCTCTGAACTTATCACGTTTTTTTAAAGCCTGTAACCCAAGTAAAACATTGGTTATGGGCGACCCTATAGATCGGCAGTACTATATTGATTTTGCAGATGTTCGTGGGTGTAAAATTGTTGAGGAATTGCAGCGAACAATCGTCCGCATTTCGCCAGATGATCCAACTTGTCAGTTATTCACAGGTCATATTGGTTGTGGTAAATCTACGGAGTTACAAAGACTCAAAGCCGAACTGGAAATATCAGGTTTCCATGTAGTTTATTTTGAGTCGAGTCAAGACTTGGATATGGCGGATATTGATGTGAGTGATATTCTGCTGAGTGTGGCACGGCAAGTTGCAACAAGTTTAGAAACAGTGGGAATCAAGACAAAACCGGGCTATTTTGGTAGCTTATTTAAGGAAATTGGCGACTTTTTACATACGCCCATTGAATTTACCGGTGAAGCTGAGTTTTCTTTGGGAATTGCCAAAATCAGCGCGAGAACTAAGGATAGCCCACAGTTGAGAACACAATTGCGGCAATATTTGGAACCTCGCACAAATAGTATTTTGCAAGCGATAAATGAAGAGCTGTTGGATCGGGCAAACGAACAACTAAAAGCCCGTGGTTATAAGGGTTTGGTGGTGATTGTCGATAATTTGGATCGTGTGGATACACGTCCTATGCCATCAGGAAGACCCCAAACTGAATATTTATTTATTGATCGTGGAGAACAGTTGCGTCGTCTCAAATGCCACGTTGTTTATACAATTCCCTTGGCGTTAATTTTTTCCAATGAATATGAAACCCTGAAGAATCGTTTGGGGGGAGGTATTGCACCCAAGGTTTTACCGATGGTGTTGGTGCGGCAACGGGATGGTAGTGATAATGAGCCGGGGATGTCGTTATTGAGACAATTAGTTTTAGCTAGGGCTTTTCCGGAAGTGGGCTTTAATCAACGATTGGGGATGATTTCAGAGTTATTTAATGAGGTAGAAACACTAGATCGTTTATGTCGAGTTAGTGGTGGACATATTCGGCATTTACTGGGAGTACTTTATAGTTGCTTACAAAGACAAGATCCGCCATTTTCCGCAGATTGCCTGGAATCGGTAATTAAGGATTACCGGGATGATTTATTACTGGCAATTAAGGAAGAAGAATGGGAATTGTTGTACGAAGTTCTGGAAAAACAAAGCCTCAAAGGTGAATCTGACTATCAGCGTTTGCTTCGCAGTCTATATTTGTTTGAATATCGGGATCCCACAGGAAGATGGTTTGGGATTAGTCCGACTTTGGCAGAAAGCGAGAAAGTTCTGACTTGGCAGCGGCAGAATTTAGAAGTCAGAATCAAGAGTTTCGAGTAA
- the ftsZ gene encoding cell division protein FtsZ — MTLDNNQGFTYRNSQSPGQPGLSLTSNSTNPFSHSGLNFGNNDSRKTPIEESRIGDIVPGRVANIKVIGVGGGGSNAVNRMIASDVNGVEFWSINTDAQALTLADAPSRLQIGQKLTRGLGAGGNPAIGQKAAEESRDELAAALEGADLVFITAGMGGGTGTGAAPVVAEVAKEMGALTVGVVTRPFIFEGRRRISQSEQGIEGLKSRVDTLIIIPNNKLLEVIPEQTPMQEAFRYADDVLRQGVQGISDIITIPGLINVDFADVRAVMADAGSALMGIGIGSGKSRAREAAIAAISSPLLECSIEGARGVVFNITGGSDLTLHEVNAAAETIYEVVDPNANIIFGAVIDDRLQGEVRLTVIATGFTGETQGAAQQSTTNQRIVTPQNRRPMPQPSANQPTQIQPPEQPKEKPGLDIPDFLRRRTQQPPR; from the coding sequence ATGACACTTGATAATAACCAAGGGTTTACATATAGAAACTCTCAGTCTCCAGGACAACCAGGACTATCGCTGACATCAAACTCTACCAATCCTTTTAGTCATTCTGGGCTAAATTTTGGTAATAATGACAGCCGCAAAACTCCCATTGAAGAAAGCCGTATTGGTGATATCGTACCCGGTCGGGTTGCAAATATTAAAGTGATTGGCGTTGGTGGTGGTGGCAGCAACGCAGTCAACCGCATGATTGCCTCCGATGTGAATGGAGTTGAATTTTGGTCAATTAACACCGATGCTCAAGCCTTGACATTAGCTGACGCTCCTAGTCGGTTGCAAATTGGTCAAAAATTAACACGAGGTTTAGGTGCTGGTGGAAACCCAGCAATTGGTCAAAAAGCAGCAGAAGAATCCCGCGATGAACTAGCAGCAGCTTTAGAAGGTGCAGATTTAGTATTTATCACTGCGGGAATGGGTGGTGGTACAGGTACTGGTGCAGCCCCAGTGGTGGCAGAAGTTGCCAAAGAAATGGGAGCCTTAACTGTAGGTGTCGTAACACGTCCATTTATCTTTGAAGGTAGGCGACGGATTAGCCAATCAGAGCAAGGAATTGAAGGACTAAAAAGTCGGGTAGATACCCTAATTATTATTCCTAACAATAAACTGTTAGAGGTGATCCCCGAACAAACCCCCATGCAAGAGGCATTCCGTTATGCTGATGATGTCCTCAGACAAGGGGTACAGGGGATTTCGGATATTATTACGATTCCGGGATTAATTAACGTTGACTTTGCAGATGTAAGAGCAGTCATGGCTGATGCAGGTTCAGCATTGATGGGTATTGGTATTGGCTCCGGAAAATCCCGCGCGCGCGAAGCAGCGATCGCTGCAATCTCTTCACCCCTATTAGAGTGTTCCATCGAAGGGGCTAGAGGTGTAGTATTTAACATTACTGGTGGCAGTGATTTAACATTGCATGAAGTCAATGCAGCAGCCGAAACCATCTACGAAGTAGTTGATCCCAACGCCAATATTATTTTTGGTGCAGTCATCGATGACCGACTCCAAGGAGAAGTACGCTTAACTGTAATCGCCACTGGCTTCACCGGAGAAACCCAAGGGGCAGCGCAGCAAAGCACAACCAACCAAAGGATTGTTACACCCCAAAATCGGCGACCAATGCCTCAACCATCCGCAAATCAGCCCACTCAAATCCAACCACCCGAACAACCCAAGGAAAAACCAGGTTTAGATATTCCTGACTTTCTCCGCAGACGTACTCAGCAACCCCCGCGTTAA
- a CDS encoding aspartate aminotransferase family protein: protein MSIEFATLQPTSDPIAANSFDKDEFDQAVMSTYGRYQIALERGAGSRVWDTEGREYLDFVAGIATCTLGHAHPAMVEAVTRQIQKLHHVSNLYYIPEQGELAKWLVRNSCGDRVFFCNSGAEANEAAIKLARKYGHTVLDIEHPIILTAHSSFHGRTLATVTATAQPKYQKNFSPLVPGFHYVPYNDINAVEEAISELDEGDYGVAAILIEPLQGEGGVRPGDVTYFQKLRKICDETGILLIFDEVQVGMARSGRMWGYEHLGVEPDIFTSAKGLGGGIPIGAMISKKFCDIFQPGEHASTFGGNPFACGVALSVCQTIEKENILANVEARGKQLRAGLQQIAAKYPHVVSDVRGWGLINGLELQADIQLTAADVVKIAIDNGLLLVPAGLKVIRFVPPLIITEQEVATALEAVENAIIASTAVG from the coding sequence GTGAGCATCGAATTCGCAACCTTACAACCAACATCAGATCCAATTGCAGCCAACAGCTTTGATAAAGATGAATTTGATCAAGCTGTGATGTCAACCTACGGACGCTATCAAATTGCATTGGAAAGAGGTGCTGGTAGCCGCGTTTGGGATACGGAAGGACGAGAGTATCTGGATTTTGTTGCCGGAATTGCTACTTGCACTTTAGGACATGCCCACCCAGCAATGGTGGAGGCTGTAACTCGACAAATACAGAAGTTGCATCACGTATCTAATTTATATTACATTCCAGAACAAGGTGAATTAGCTAAGTGGCTAGTACGCAATTCATGTGGTGATCGGGTGTTCTTCTGTAATTCGGGAGCAGAAGCAAACGAAGCGGCAATTAAGCTGGCGCGAAAATACGGGCACACAGTATTAGATATTGAACATCCAATTATTCTCACGGCACACTCTAGTTTCCATGGGAGAACATTAGCAACCGTTACAGCTACGGCTCAACCGAAGTATCAAAAAAACTTTAGTCCTTTAGTTCCTGGTTTTCACTACGTTCCCTACAATGATATCAACGCGGTGGAAGAGGCAATTAGCGAGTTGGATGAGGGTGATTATGGGGTTGCAGCTATTTTAATTGAACCACTGCAAGGGGAAGGTGGTGTACGTCCAGGTGATGTGACTTACTTCCAAAAGCTGCGAAAAATTTGTGACGAAACTGGAATTTTATTGATTTTTGATGAAGTGCAGGTGGGGATGGCACGTAGTGGTAGGATGTGGGGTTACGAGCATTTGGGAGTGGAACCCGATATTTTTACCAGTGCGAAAGGTTTAGGTGGTGGTATTCCCATCGGAGCAATGATTAGTAAGAAGTTCTGTGATATTTTTCAACCGGGAGAACATGCAAGTACATTTGGAGGAAATCCTTTTGCTTGTGGTGTCGCGCTTTCAGTTTGCCAAACAATAGAAAAGGAAAATATTTTGGCAAATGTTGAAGCACGGGGTAAACAGTTACGTGCAGGTTTGCAACAAATAGCTGCTAAATATCCTCATGTTGTGAGTGATGTTCGTGGTTGGGGTTTAATTAATGGTTTGGAACTGCAAGCAGATATTCAGCTAACAGCCGCTGATGTGGTAAAAATTGCTATAGATAACGGTTTGTTGTTGGTACCAGCAGGATTAAAAGTGATTCGATTTGTACCACCATTGATTATTACAGAACAAGAAGTGGCTACAGCACTGGAGGCAGTGGAGAATGCGATTATCGCATCCACTGCTGTCGGATAA
- a CDS encoding 2OG-Fe(II) oxygenase, translating into MMQLSSHISPSQDIVKVKLLLYGGHEYTVRLKSDEPLLHKLLTTIVARAYKQEPVEHNLFQIPMDEGNSVLSFPSEHLVGVITEPPMLIEPIKLENYQNINSQSLNSQDIEILDSYFVQIDDFFTPQEHENLIRYVLQQESNFVSTKTSTNEIDYRRSMVLYDFPEFSQLIIQKINAILPDIRTKLELPEFPISQIECQMTSHNDGNYYRIHNDNGGTDTATRELTYVYYFYREPKMFSGGELVIYDSKVENNMYVNAESFKTVEPRNNSIVFFLSRYMHEVLTVNCPSKAFGDSRFTINGWVRR; encoded by the coding sequence ATGATGCAATTATCTTCTCACATATCTCCATCACAAGATATTGTTAAAGTCAAGCTGCTTCTGTACGGAGGACACGAATACACAGTTCGTCTTAAATCAGATGAGCCTTTACTACATAAGCTTTTAACAACAATAGTTGCTCGCGCTTACAAGCAAGAACCTGTGGAACATAACTTGTTTCAAATCCCCATGGATGAAGGTAATTCTGTTTTATCTTTTCCAAGTGAGCATCTTGTTGGGGTGATTACAGAACCTCCCATGCTAATTGAGCCGATAAAACTAGAAAATTATCAGAATATTAATTCTCAAAGTCTAAATTCTCAAGATATAGAGATTTTGGATTCTTATTTTGTCCAAATAGATGACTTTTTTACCCCTCAAGAACACGAAAATCTAATTAGATACGTTCTTCAGCAAGAATCAAACTTTGTTTCTACCAAAACCTCAACCAATGAGATAGATTACCGTAGATCAATGGTTCTGTATGATTTTCCAGAATTTTCTCAGCTAATTATTCAAAAAATCAACGCCATACTGCCAGATATTAGAACCAAATTAGAATTACCAGAATTTCCCATATCTCAAATTGAGTGTCAAATGACATCTCATAACGATGGAAATTATTACAGAATTCATAATGATAATGGTGGCACTGATACCGCAACTAGGGAACTAACCTATGTTTATTACTTTTACCGAGAACCAAAAATGTTTTCTGGTGGCGAACTTGTAATATACGATAGCAAAGTTGAAAATAATATGTATGTGAATGCAGAATCATTCAAAACAGTTGAACCTCGTAATAATAGTATTGTTTTCTTCCTGAGTCGCTACATGCATGAAGTTTTAACTGTCAATTGTCCATCTAAAGCCTTCGGAGATAGCCGTTTTACAATTAACGGTTGGGTTCGTAGATAA
- the grxC gene encoding glutaredoxin 3 has protein sequence MTAKVEIYTWRTCPFCIRAKSLLTRKGVEFTEYSIDGDENARSKMAQRANGRRSLPQIFINDTHIGGCDDIHDLEAEGTLDSLLA, from the coding sequence ATGACTGCCAAAGTTGAGATTTACACCTGGAGAACTTGCCCTTTTTGTATTCGTGCTAAAAGCTTGTTGACACGTAAAGGGGTGGAATTTACTGAGTATAGTATTGATGGAGATGAGAATGCGCGCAGCAAGATGGCACAACGTGCAAATGGAAGACGCTCGCTACCACAGATTTTTATCAATGATACTCACATTGGAGGCTGTGACGATATTCACGATCTTGAAGCTGAAGGAACATTAGACAGCTTACTGGCGTGA
- the gshB gene encoding glutathione synthase, translated as MKLAFIIDPISNLDPCHDTSVALMEAAYVLGHEVWITQANQLSVVAGKAWAVLQQVELTPIELVNERWVAASQWYKLREPTPCCLETMDAVFMRTDPPVNVPYLYATYILDYIDQSKTLLVNNPNGIRAANEKMYALQFTEAIPETIVSADKQVIREFVAAKEAAVLKPLGNKAGEGILFLESSDRNFNSIVELSTSLGQIPVMVQKYLPQAKAGDKRIILLNGEPIGALNRLSASGEFRNNMAAGGTVAKTEITPREYDICQQVADTLRRDGLIFVGIDVIGGYLTEVNVTSPTGIREIDKFEGIRLGQKVIQWVEQAK; from the coding sequence GTGAAACTTGCTTTTATCATTGACCCAATTTCAAATCTCGACCCATGTCATGATACAAGCGTGGCTCTCATGGAAGCTGCGTATGTATTAGGACATGAGGTTTGGATTACCCAAGCAAATCAACTAAGTGTAGTTGCAGGAAAAGCTTGGGCTGTTTTGCAACAGGTGGAGTTAACACCAATTGAGTTGGTAAATGAGCGTTGGGTTGCTGCAAGTCAGTGGTATAAACTAAGGGAACCGACTCCCTGTTGTTTGGAAACGATGGATGCGGTATTTATGAGAACTGATCCCCCTGTCAATGTTCCATACTTATACGCAACTTATATTCTTGATTACATTGATCAAAGTAAAACATTGCTTGTCAATAATCCTAACGGGATTCGGGCAGCTAATGAAAAAATGTATGCTTTGCAGTTTACCGAGGCAATTCCCGAAACCATAGTTAGTGCTGATAAACAGGTTATTCGAGAATTTGTTGCCGCCAAAGAAGCCGCAGTTTTAAAGCCTTTGGGAAATAAAGCCGGGGAAGGAATCCTATTTCTGGAATCAAGCGATCGCAATTTCAATTCTATCGTTGAATTAAGCACCTCACTGGGTCAAATTCCCGTGATGGTACAAAAATATTTACCCCAGGCAAAAGCTGGCGATAAACGGATTATCTTACTTAATGGTGAACCCATTGGCGCACTCAACCGCCTTTCTGCTTCCGGAGAATTTCGCAACAATATGGCTGCGGGTGGGACAGTTGCCAAAACCGAAATTACACCCAGAGAGTATGATATTTGTCAACAAGTTGCCGATACTTTGCGCCGAGATGGTTTAATTTTTGTTGGAATTGACGTTATTGGCGGCTATTTAACTGAAGTTAATGTTACTAGTCCTACGGGAATTAGGGAAATTGACAAGTTTGAAGGAATTCGTTTAGGACAAAAAGTTATTCAATGGGTAGAGCAGGCAAAATAA
- a CDS encoding NAD-dependent succinate-semialdehyde dehydrogenase — MAIATINPATGELVQQFEPLSDAEVTAKLDLAEEAFADYRLTSFELKSNFLNAAADILEQEKADFAKLMTLEMGKTYKSAIAEVEKCAIVCRYYAESAPGFLADSYVETDATKSYIKYQPLGIILAVMPWNFPFWQVFRFAAPALMAGNVGLLKHASNVPQCALAIEDIFHRAGFPQGVFQTLLVGAAKVKDLINDHRVMAATLTGSEPAGMSLASAAGNQIKKVVLELGGSDPFIVLASADLEVAATTAVASRMLNNGQSCIAAKRFIVEDAIASQFEQLLLEKFQNLKVGDPMLPDTDIGPLATANILQEIDQQVQNAVNKGAKVLIGGSTATCEDASLAKGNFYSPTIISNISPDNPVAKEEFFGPVAMLFPVPDIDAAIKLANDTPFGLAASAWTTDSHQQQRLINEIEAGAVFINTMVKSDPRLPFGGIKRSGYGRELSIQGIHEFVNIKTVWVK; from the coding sequence ATGGCTATCGCCACCATTAATCCCGCTACAGGGGAATTAGTTCAGCAGTTTGAACCTTTGAGTGATGCAGAAGTTACGGCAAAATTAGATTTAGCAGAGGAGGCATTTGCAGATTATCGCTTAACTAGTTTTGAATTGAAGTCAAATTTTCTAAACGCAGCGGCTGATATTTTAGAACAGGAAAAAGCTGATTTTGCCAAGCTGATGACATTGGAAATGGGCAAGACTTACAAAAGCGCGATCGCTGAAGTGGAGAAATGCGCTATTGTCTGTCGTTATTATGCTGAATCTGCGCCGGGATTTCTCGCTGATAGTTATGTAGAAACCGATGCCACCAAGAGCTATATAAAATATCAACCATTGGGGATTATTTTGGCTGTCATGCCGTGGAATTTCCCATTTTGGCAGGTTTTTAGGTTTGCAGCACCAGCCCTGATGGCGGGGAATGTAGGTCTACTCAAACATGCTTCTAATGTTCCTCAATGTGCTTTAGCAATTGAAGATATTTTTCACCGTGCAGGTTTTCCCCAAGGTGTATTTCAAACCTTGTTAGTTGGTGCAGCAAAAGTTAAGGATTTAATTAATGATCACCGAGTAATGGCTGCAACCCTGACAGGGAGTGAACCTGCGGGAATGTCTCTCGCATCTGCTGCGGGAAACCAAATTAAAAAAGTCGTCTTGGAATTGGGGGGAAGCGATCCTTTTATTGTTTTGGCAAGTGCAGATTTAGAAGTTGCTGCCACAACAGCAGTAGCATCCAGAATGTTAAATAATGGACAGTCCTGTATTGCCGCAAAACGCTTTATTGTGGAAGACGCGATCGCATCCCAGTTTGAACAGCTATTATTAGAGAAATTCCAAAATCTCAAAGTTGGTGATCCGATGTTACCAGATACCGACATTGGACCTTTAGCAACTGCAAATATTCTCCAAGAAATAGATCAGCAGGTACAAAATGCCGTAAATAAAGGTGCAAAAGTTCTCATAGGTGGTAGTACTGCAACCTGTGAAGATGCATCCTTAGCCAAAGGTAATTTTTATTCTCCAACCATTATTAGTAATATTTCTCCAGATAACCCCGTTGCCAAAGAAGAATTTTTTGGTCCGGTGGCAATGTTGTTTCCTGTCCCCGATATTGATGCGGCAATCAAGCTAGCAAATGATACCCCCTTCGGTTTAGCCGCTAGTGCTTGGACAACCGATTCTCACCAACAACAACGCCTAATTAACGAAATTGAAGCGGGGGCTGTATTCATTAACACCATGGTCAAATCCGACCCCCGTTTACCTTTTGGGGGTATTAAACGCTCTGGATATGGTCGAGAATTAAGTATTCAGGGCATACATGAGTTTGTAAATATTAAAACAGTGTGGGTAAAGTGA
- a CDS encoding cell division protein FtsQ/DivIB gives MVTVSRIDLAQRRRKLRRQRRVRIIQLIWQTFAVGSLASGLWWLAIQPMWVLKNYQDIEVEGNQLLSSEAVQLQTGLVYPRSLWRIQPSAITKSLKHQPIIADAVVSRRLFPPGLVIQIQEKVPVAIAFDNDPNTSLNPTEAKKIKKGLLDADGTWIPIDKYITMNPNAKMPTLKVIGSPQQYASFWSSFYRAVSQSQVLITEIDYQDSSNLILKTELGLVHLGAPTPRLEEQIKILAKMRHLPNKVNPNKMEYIDLKNPDSPLVQMNQKIPKKNLNSQK, from the coding sequence ATGGTGACAGTTTCCCGTATTGATTTAGCCCAGCGACGACGGAAATTACGTCGCCAGAGGCGAGTCAGAATTATTCAGTTGATTTGGCAAACCTTCGCTGTGGGAAGTTTGGCAAGTGGCTTGTGGTGGCTGGCAATTCAGCCGATGTGGGTTTTGAAAAATTACCAAGATATAGAGGTAGAAGGTAATCAGTTACTCTCATCTGAAGCTGTTCAGTTACAGACTGGTTTGGTTTACCCTCGCTCATTGTGGCGTATCCAACCATCGGCGATAACCAAATCTTTGAAGCATCAACCGATTATTGCCGATGCTGTGGTTTCTCGTCGGCTATTTCCTCCAGGTTTAGTGATTCAGATACAGGAGAAAGTTCCAGTTGCGATCGCATTTGACAATGATCCCAACACCAGCTTAAATCCTACCGAAGCCAAGAAAATCAAAAAGGGTTTATTAGATGCAGATGGTACCTGGATACCTATTGATAAATATATAACTATGAACCCTAATGCGAAAATGCCAACTTTAAAAGTTATCGGTTCACCGCAACAATATGCTTCATTTTGGAGTTCGTTTTATCGCGCAGTTAGTCAAAGTCAAGTCTTAATCACAGAGATTGATTATCAAGATTCATCTAATTTGATCTTAAAAACTGAATTAGGATTAGTCCATCTTGGCGCACCAACTCCCCGTCTGGAGGAACAAATCAAAATTCTTGCTAAAATGCGCCATCTACCAAACAAAGTCAATCCTAATAAAATGGAGTACATAGATTTGAAAAATCCTGACTCCCCTTTAGTACAAATGAATCAAAAAATTCCTAAAAAGAATTTAAATTCACAAAAATAG
- the ychF gene encoding redox-regulated ATPase YchF — MLRAGIVGLPNVGKSTLFNALVENAKAEAANFPFCTKNPNIGIVSVPDERLNVLAKISATKQIVPAQVEFVDIAGLIKGASKGEGMGNAFLSNIREVDAIVHMVRCFDNDDIIHVDGSVDPVRDIEIINLELALADLGQVEKRIERTKKLARTSKEAQAELVILEKLVVELNTGKSVRQLGLTAEESETIAFLQLLTAKPIIFAANVSEDDLATGNEYVEKVRKVAAQENAQVSIVSAQVESELIDLPSEERADFLASLGVEEGGLKSLIRATYTLLGLRTYFTTGEKETRAWTIKAGMSAPQAAGVIHSDFERCFIRAETVAYEDLVSNGSMNAAKGKGLVRSEGKEYIVKEGDVMVFLTSA; from the coding sequence ATGTTAAGAGCTGGGATTGTCGGACTGCCCAATGTGGGAAAATCAACTTTATTTAATGCCTTGGTGGAAAATGCTAAAGCTGAAGCCGCAAACTTCCCTTTTTGTACGAAAAACCCAAATATTGGCATTGTTTCGGTTCCAGACGAACGTTTAAACGTCCTGGCAAAAATTTCCGCAACTAAACAAATTGTTCCTGCACAGGTGGAGTTTGTTGACATTGCTGGTTTAATTAAGGGTGCTAGTAAAGGTGAGGGAATGGGTAATGCGTTCCTTTCCAACATCCGCGAAGTTGATGCCATCGTTCACATGGTACGCTGTTTTGATAATGACGATATTATCCATGTTGATGGTTCGGTTGACCCGGTGAGAGACATTGAAATCATTAATTTAGAGTTAGCTTTGGCTGATTTAGGACAGGTTGAAAAGCGTATAGAAAGAACTAAAAAATTAGCACGTACAAGTAAGGAAGCACAAGCAGAGTTAGTAATTTTAGAAAAATTAGTAGTTGAGTTAAATACAGGTAAATCTGTACGTCAGTTGGGTTTAACTGCCGAGGAAAGCGAAACAATTGCATTTTTACAATTACTAACAGCAAAACCAATCATCTTCGCAGCTAATGTTTCCGAGGATGATTTAGCAACCGGGAACGAATATGTGGAGAAAGTCCGCAAAGTAGCCGCACAAGAAAATGCTCAAGTTTCCATTGTTTCCGCACAGGTTGAATCAGAATTAATTGATTTACCATCAGAAGAAAGAGCCGATTTTCTCGCTTCTTTAGGTGTAGAAGAAGGTGGTTTAAAATCTTTAATTCGCGCTACCTACACTTTGCTAGGACTGCGGACTTATTTCACCACAGGGGAGAAAGAAACCCGTGCTTGGACAATTAAAGCCGGAATGTCTGCACCCCAAGCAGCAGGTGTGATTCATAGTGATTTTGAGCGCTGTTTTATTCGTGCGGAAACAGTCGCTTACGAGGATTTAGTCAGTAATGGTTCAATGAATGCTGCTAAGGGGAAAGGTTTAGTTAGGAGTGAGGGAAAAGAGTATATCGTCAAAGAGGGGGATGTGATGGTGTTTTTAACTAGCGCATAG